A single Fundulus heteroclitus isolate FHET01 chromosome 4, MU-UCD_Fhet_4.1, whole genome shotgun sequence DNA region contains:
- the LOC105924954 gene encoding gamma-aminobutyric acid receptor-associated protein-like 2, translated as MKWMFKEDHSLEHRCLESTKIRSKYPDRVPVIVEKVSGSQIVDIDKRKYLVPSDITVAQFMWIIRKRIQLPSEKAIFLFVDKTVPQSSITMGQLYDKEKDEDGFLYVAYSGENTFGS; from the exons ATGAAGTGGATGTTCAAAGAGGATCACTCCCTGG AACATCGGTGCTTAGAGTCCACCAAGATCCGCAGCAAGTACCCGGACCGGGTCCCG GTGATCGTGGAGAAGGTGTCCGGCTCGCAGATCGTGGACATCGATAAGAGGAAGTACCTGGTTCCGTCCGACATCACGGTGGCCCAGTTCATGTGGATCATCAGGAAGCGCATCCAGCTGCCCTCTGAGAAGGCCATCTTCCTGTTCGTGGACAAGACGGTGCCGCAGTCCAG CATCACGATGGGGCAGCTGTACGACAAGGAGAAGGACGAGGACGGCTTTTTATACGTGGCGTACAGCGGAGAGAACACCTTCGGCTCTTAG